In Iodobacter fluviatilis, one DNA window encodes the following:
- a CDS encoding alpha/beta fold hydrolase codes for MKTWVLLRGLMRESRHWGDFIPKLQAAYPNDRLITIDWPGNGLLHQEKSLIHIRDMVGHIRQTLINQQCSGPFYVLAISLGAMAAVAWANAFPKEIRACILINTSLRPFNPFYHRLRLQSLPALIRLLFSDTAGKEIIILELTSTSQPQAALAQWIQFQKQFPVSRANILRQLAAAMLYRANKPDVPLLLLSGAKDQLVSPACSQTLAEKWQVPCWVHTQAGHDLPLDDGDWVLNKLALYLTSLH; via the coding sequence ATGAAGACATGGGTTTTATTACGCGGGCTGATGCGGGAATCTCGGCATTGGGGTGATTTTATTCCCAAGCTCCAAGCGGCTTACCCCAATGACAGACTGATCACAATTGACTGGCCGGGCAATGGCCTTTTACATCAGGAAAAAAGCCTGATCCATATTCGCGATATGGTCGGCCATATCCGCCAGACTTTAATTAATCAGCAATGCAGCGGCCCATTTTATGTGCTGGCCATATCCCTTGGTGCTATGGCTGCCGTTGCATGGGCTAATGCGTTCCCCAAAGAAATACGGGCCTGCATTCTGATCAATACCAGCTTGCGGCCCTTTAATCCTTTTTATCACCGCCTGCGCCTGCAAAGCCTTCCCGCTTTAATCCGCTTATTATTCAGTGATACGGCAGGTAAAGAAATAATCATTTTAGAATTAACCAGCACCAGCCAGCCTCAAGCCGCATTAGCCCAATGGATTCAATTCCAAAAGCAGTTTCCTGTTTCACGGGCCAATATCCTGCGCCAACTCGCTGCGGCGATGCTATATCGTGCCAACAAACCCGATGTGCCACTTTTACTCTTATCTGGGGCCAAAGATCAGCTGGTCAGCCCGGCCTGCTCGCAAACGCTGGCAGAAAAATGGCAAGTACCCTGCTGGGTTCACACTCAGGCAGGGCACGATTTACCACTGGACGATGGCGATTGGGTACTCAATAAACTCGCCCTATATTTAACGAGCCTGCATTAA